A genome region from Prionailurus bengalensis isolate Pbe53 chromosome B4, Fcat_Pben_1.1_paternal_pri, whole genome shotgun sequence includes the following:
- the LOC122473453 gene encoding keratin, type II cytoskeletal 2 oral-like yields the protein MNRQVCKKSFSGGSQGFSGRSAVVSGSSRMSCVARSGRASGGACGFRGGVGGFGSRSLYSLGGNKSISISVAGGSRAGGFGGGRSSCGSGFGGGYGGGFGGGRGMGGGFGGAGGFGGAGGFGGAGGFGGAGGFGGPGGFGGPGGFGGPGGFGPSGFPGGIQEVTVNQSLLQPLNVEIDPQIGQVKTQEKEQIKTLNNKFASFIDKVRFLEQQNKVLETKWNLLQQQTTGTGSGPNNLEPLFESYISFLRRQLDLVLGERGNLEGELKNMQDLVEDFKKKYEDEINKRNAAENEFVGLKKDVDAAYMNKVELQAKVDSLTDELNFLRTLYEMELSQMQSHVSDTSVVLSMDNNRCLDLDSIIAEVKAQYEEIAQRSKAEAEALYQTKLGELQTTAGRHGDDLKNTKSEIMELNRMIQRLRAEIENVKKQNANLQVAIAEAEQRGELALKDANAKLQELQAALQKAKDDLARLLRDYQELMNVKLALDMEIATYRKLLEGEECRMSGECQSAVCISVISNVTSTSSGSAGSHGGVSASSSGGYRGGSSSRGSSGGYGGLSGGSSGGYQSGSNGGRLSSGGSSSVSRSGIGSASGGIQTSGGSSYKSGSGGSTSIRFSQTTSSSQHCSK from the exons ATGAACAGACAAGTCTGCAAGAAGTCCTTCAGTGGCGGCAGCCAGGGCTTCTCGGGTCGCTCTGCCGTGGTCTCAGGAAGCAGCAGGATGAGCTGTGTGGCCCGCTCGGGGAGAGCCAGCGGAGGGGCCTGCGGGTTCCGGGGTGGTGTGGGTGGCTTTGGCAGTCGCAGCCTCTACAGCCTGGGTGGCAACAAGAGCATCTCCATCAGCGTGGCTGGTGGCTCCCGGGCTGGTGGCTTTGGGGGAGGGCGTAGCAGCTGTGGCAGTGGCTTTGGGGGTGGCTATGGAGGTGGCTTTGGTGGTGGCAGAGGAATGGGAGGTGGCTTTGGAGGGGCTGGTGGCTTTGGAGGGGCTGGTGGCTTTGGTGGAGCTGGTGGCTTTGGAGGGGCTGGTGGCTTTGGTGGGCCTGGTGGCTTTGGTGGGCCCGGTGGCTTTGGTGGGCCCGGTGGCTTTGGTCCTAGTGGCTTCCCTGGGGGAATCCAGGAAGTGACTGTGAACCAGAGCCTCCTGCAGCCCCTCAATGTGGAAATCGACCCCCAGATTGGGCAAGTAAAGACCCAGGAGAAGGAGCAGATCAAGACCCTCAACAACAAGTTCGCTTCCTTCATCGACAAG GTGCGGTTCCTGGAGCAGCAGAACAAGGTCCTGGAGACCAAGTGGAACCTGCTCCAGCAGCAGACCACAGGCACTGGCTCAGGCCCCAACAACCTGGAGCCTCTCTTTGAATCCTACATCAGTTTCCTACGCAGGCAGTTGGATTTGgttctgggggagagggggaaccTGGAAGGAGAGCTGAAGAACATGCAGGACCTCGTGGAGGACTTCAAAAAGAA ATATGAAGATGAGATCAACAAGCGCAATGCGGCTGAGAATGAGTTTGTGGGGCTCAAGAAG GATGTGGATGCTGCGTACATGAACAAGGTGGAGCTACAGGCCAAGGTGGACAGCCTGACAGATGAACTGAACTTCCTGAGGACCCTCTATGAGATg GAGCTGTCTCAGATGCAGAGTCATGTCAGTGACACGTCCGTGGTCCTGTCCATGGACAACAACCGCTGCCTGGACCTGGACAGCATCATCGCCGAGGTCAAGGCCCAGTATGAGGAAATTGCCCAGAGGAGCAAGGCAGAGGCTGAGGCTCTGTACCAGACCAAG CTTGGGGAGCTGCAGACCACGGCCGGCAGGCATGGAGATGACCTCAAGAACACTAAGAGTGAGATCATGGAGCTCAACAGGATGATCCAGAGGCTGCGGGCCGAGATCGAGAATGTTAAGAAGCAG AACGCCAACCTGCAGGTGGCCATCGCTGAAGCTGAGCAGCGTGGGGAGCTGGCCCTCAAGGACGCCAATGCAAAGCTCCAAGAGCTGCAGGCTGCCTTACAGAAGGCCAAAGATGACCTGGCCCGGCTGCTGCGGGACTACCAGGAGTTGATGAACGTGAAGCTGGCCCTAGACATGGAGATTGCCACCTACCGCAAGCTGCTGGAGGGCGAGGAATGCAG gATGTCTGGAGAGTGTCAGAGTGCCGTGTGCATTT CGGTGATCAGCAATGTCACCAGCACCAGCAGCGGCTCTGCTGGAAGCCACGGAGGGGTCAGTGCCAGCAGCAGCGGTGGCTACAgaggcggcagcagcagcagaggcagcagTGGTGGCTATGGAGGGCTCAGTGGTGGCAGCAGCGGCGGCTACCAGAGTGGCAGCAACGGGGGCAGGCTCAGCAGCGGAGGCAGCAGCTCTGTGAGCCGGAGTGGAATTGGATCCGCCTCTGGTGGCATCCAGACCTCGGGAGGCAGCAGCTATAAGTCTGGCAGTGGAGGCAGCACCAGCATCCGCTTCTCCCAGACCACCAGCTCGAGCCAGCACTGCTCCAAGTGA